One window from the genome of Rhizoctonia solani chromosome 15, complete sequence encodes:
- a CDS encoding pantothenate synthetase → MNVLRTQSHTLRRLAVRGLPSSSVRGLSSTSRSLASALPGYPTPGTAFSPPPAPSPTPDVAPAATSSVTSAGTATTTATTAAKPNTVLPKSDIPIITTIADLREWRNKAFREGKSVGFVPTMGALHDGHISLVRESLRENDLTVVSIYVNPAQFAPHEDLATYPRTLDKDALLLSTCSYLPSVPNATVRSPSAIFLPSTKEMYPSGLSHSSQVSTYVVPPPSLTNQMEGLSRPTFFRGVATVVSKLLNITLPTRVYFGQKDIQQALLMKSMVKELCFPTRVRVVETVRGTQELALSSRNAYLQGKEKEVAGTLRGALKAVEKAWYAGMSRSEALAAGRQYVDEVVQANAGQVEMKLDYIEMNDPHTFEPLGEDVNSGAAASGKGPGVILSGALWVGRTRLIDNVLLGEVGWVYE, encoded by the exons ATGAACGTTCTCCGCACACAATCTCATACGCTTCGCCGTCTTGCCGTTCGTGGTTTGCCTTCCTCTTCTGTGAGGGGTCTATCATCTACCTCGCGTAGTTTGGCCTCTGCACTCCCCGGTTATCCGACCCCAGGGACCGCATTTTCCCCGCCTCCTGCTCCTAG CCCTACTCCGGATGTAGCCCCTGCTGCTACCTCTTCCGTCACGTCGGCCGGAACTGCCACCACGACCGCTACCACCGCAGCCAAACCTAATACCGTCCTCCCCAAATCCGACATTCCGATCATCACAACCATAGCCGACCTGCGGGAATGGCGAAACAAGGCATTCAGGGAGGGCAAATCCGTTGGATTCGTTCCAACCATGGGGGCTCTGCATGATGGCCATATTTCACTTG TCCGCGAATCGCTTCGCGAGAATGATCTCACTGTCGTGTCTATCTACGTGAACCCTGCCCAGTTTGCGCCACACGAGGATCTCGCGACGTACCCGCGTACACTTGATAAAGATGCTCTACTGCTATCCACATGCTCTTATCTCCCTTCGGTACCAAATGCGACGGTCCGTAGTCCGTCTGCGATATTCCTCCCCTCGACCAAGGAAATGTACCCCTCTGGGCTCTCGCATTCGAGCCAGGTATCGACGTACGTTGTGCCCCCTCCATCGTTGACGAACCAAATGGAGGGCCTGTCCCGACCCACGTTTTTCCGAGGCGTCGCGACCGTCGTCTCGAAGCTGTTGAACATCACTCTCCCGACGCGCGTCTATTTCGGACAAAAGGATATCCAGCAGGCGTTGTTGATGAAGAGCATGGTCAAGGAATTGTGTTTCCCTACGCGGGTACGAGTTGTCGAGACCGTTCGAGGAACCCAGGAGCTCGCGTTGAGTTCCCGGAACGCGTATCTGCAGGGTAAAGAAAAGGAAGTGGCCGGGACGTTGAGGGGTGCGTTGAAGGCTGTTGAAAAGGCGTGGTATGCTGGGATGTCCCGGTCCGAGGCGTTGGCGGCTGGGAGACAGTATGTGGACGAAGTGGTGCAGGCTAATGCCGGCCAGGTCGAAATGAAGTTGGACTATATCGAGATGAATGATCCGCACACGTTTGAGCCGCTTGGAGAGGACGTGAATAGCGGGGCGGCGGCGAGCGGGAAGGGCCCTGGAGTTATTTTGAGTGGAGCGTTGTGGGTAGGGAGGACGAGATTGATCGATAACGTCTTGCTCGGAGAGGTTGGGTGGGTGTATGAATAG
- a CDS encoding cullin binding, translating into MSRVSSTQRDALVSQFQGITDASKEQALSALKKHNYRLDAAVDAYYQALTDAPPAQVSTQKLGALFDKYKDPDSANIGINGTIQWCEDLGVDPEDVSLLAVACELKSPTVGEWTKNGFIDDDPEKRNGPILLGGTEMTCTPPPHFEAKTKIPPRIFLQRNPVGYVCDTIDQMKTTIATLRTKLGNDPDYFSRVYTYTFTFAKAEGARSISIESAIAFWNLLLSVGLSGSALPKNGWTDEHTEWWFEFLKERGGKGVSKDTWAMLPEFIKVIDGKFENHDLEAAWPSTIDDFVEWAKEKTQAGQS; encoded by the exons ATG TCTCGAGTTTCTTCGACCCAGCGAGACGCCCTAGTTAGCCAGTTTCAGGGTATCACTGATGCTAG CAAGGAACAAGCACTCTCTGCGCTCAAGAAGCACAACTATAGACTAGACGCCGCTGTCGACGCTTACTACCAGGCTCTAACGGATGCTCCTCCAGCCCAGGTATCCACTCAGAAACtaggggcattgtttgataaATACAAGG ATCCCGACTCTGCTAATATCGGTATAAACGGGACAATTCAATGGTGTGAAGATCTGGGTGTCGATCCAGAAGACGTTTCGTTGCTCGCGGTCGCGTGCGAACTCAAGAGCCCAACAGTCGGAGAATGGACAAAAAACGGGTTCATAGACG ACGATCCCGAGAAACGAAACGGTCCTATTCTACTTGGAGGCACGGAGATGACTTGcactccccccccccatttCGAGGCCAAGACGAAGATCCCGCCTCGTATTTTTCTCCAGAGAAATCCCGTCGGATATGT GTGCGACACGATCGATCAAATGAAAACCACGATCGCCACGCTACGAACCAAACTTGGCAACGATCCGGATTATTTCTCGAGGGTATACACTTATACCTTTACTTTTGCCAAGGCCGAGGGCGCGAGGAGTATAT CAATCGAGAGTGCGATTGCGTTttggaacttgttgttgagcgTTGGTCTTTCTGGTTCGGCGCTACCCAAGAACGGGTGGACGGACGAACATACAGAGTGGTGGTTTGAGTTTTTGAAAGAACGAGGTGGGAAGGGTGTTAGCAAGGATACTTGGGCGATG CTACCCGAGTTTATCAAAGTGATCGACGGCAAGTTTGAGAACCACGATCTAGAAG CTGCATGGCCCTCGACGATTGATGATTTCGTAGAATGGGCAAAGGAGAAGACTCAGGCTGGACAGAGTTAG